Proteins encoded in a region of the Chryseobacterium piperi genome:
- a CDS encoding NAD-dependent epimerase/dehydratase family protein, with protein sequence MKKVFVTGITGLLGTHVVIKLLKDGYFVIALVRQKSRYNGEENENLRLVEGDLFTDVSSYLKEVDFVIHMAAETSQNLASYTKYKEINCEAVVHLFSQTVEAGIKKFLFVSTANTLGYGSFEALGDEQALQKYPFTKSLYARSKKEAESYLLQNNKTTEVVILHPTFMIGAYDDKPSSGKIIYWAWKKKMIFYPAGGKNFVHVVDAARGVVNAIEKGRNGEQYLLANENLKYKDFFEKINHITNQNPWFCPLPEFVLIFLGMIGDLLRLLRINTSLCSSNMKALQVHNYYSNQKSVKELGLQYQPVDIAIKEAVEYFKSKKVN encoded by the coding sequence ATTGCTTTGGTGCGCCAGAAAAGTCGCTATAATGGTGAAGAAAATGAAAACCTCAGATTAGTTGAGGGCGATTTATTTACAGACGTTTCTTCTTATCTCAAAGAAGTAGACTTTGTCATTCATATGGCTGCTGAAACCAGCCAAAATTTAGCTTCCTATACAAAATATAAAGAAATCAATTGTGAGGCTGTTGTACATTTATTTTCACAAACTGTAGAAGCTGGTATTAAAAAATTTTTATTTGTAAGTACGGCAAATACCTTAGGATATGGAAGTTTTGAAGCATTAGGAGATGAACAAGCACTGCAGAAGTATCCTTTTACAAAATCTTTGTATGCCCGAAGTAAAAAAGAAGCGGAAAGCTATCTTTTACAAAATAATAAAACAACCGAAGTGGTAATACTTCATCCAACTTTTATGATTGGAGCCTATGATGACAAACCCAGCTCCGGAAAGATTATTTATTGGGCGTGGAAGAAAAAAATGATTTTCTATCCTGCCGGAGGAAAAAATTTTGTTCATGTAGTAGATGCAGCCCGTGGAGTTGTTAATGCTATTGAAAAAGGAAGAAATGGTGAGCAATATCTTTTAGCCAATGAAAATCTGAAATACAAAGACTTCTTTGAAAAAATTAATCATATCACAAACCAAAACCCTTGGTTCTGTCCACTCCCTGAGTTTGTCTTAATATTTTTGGGTATGATAGGAGATCTGTTGAGATTATTGAGGATCAACACAAGCTTGTGTTCTTCTAATATGAAGGCATTGCAGGTTCATAACTATTACTCCAATCAGAAATCAGTAAAAGAATTGGGACTTCAATATCAACCTGTAGATATAGCTATAAAAGAAGCCGTTGAGTATTTTAAGAGCAAAAAAGTGAATTGA
- a CDS encoding L-type lectin family protein: protein MIKTNLVIQQKKFLLIFLVFIFSQPIVAQNEQGTGYPYFVNFTQGLQPQEAYKVTTSGVQNDATFTTDGLRLTRSVNNISGGVILADKIFKSDQGIKFEFEYAVYGGGTSGGDGISIFLIDGSIPKQQLNLGSIGGGLGYTFVLRNRRFGGNVEGLRGAYLGIGLDEFGNFKARFRQGDRTRNGLANNTPIAEWRSNVTLRGKRGNRSLSSSEPAGYNGYPLLYSTATNAAPSSNNRSAYLDVQTGKHVAIQNSSFSRFKIESGGSTIPQNDSDTRFRKAYVTLVPNPSGGYNVTLEIQHGKVKEKIIDNYYYPTSLKYTENAIQNNQVRTLDTTPPATFRIGFAASTGAARNVHLLKNLGVTKPYAAEVTDDLFEGCPNIKSTYSPLLNDAAYTSKNGQNPPTASYDNIDFNSFRFLDINGSVIPNIVGGVYTNNEGTWTYTPSNGGLSFKPANGFTGVAQIRYDIKGGGRDGSEAPYNQEDYRSMPALVQVNVSTANRCGKACVISNRNVTHQIKSN, encoded by the coding sequence ATGATAAAGACTAACTTAGTTATACAACAAAAGAAATTCCTATTGATTTTCTTGGTATTTATTTTCTCTCAACCTATTGTAGCGCAAAATGAACAAGGAACAGGTTACCCCTATTTCGTTAATTTCACGCAAGGATTACAACCTCAAGAAGCCTATAAAGTAACCACAAGTGGTGTTCAAAATGATGCCACTTTTACTACCGATGGTCTAAGATTGACCAGAAGTGTAAATAATATATCGGGGGGTGTAATCCTTGCTGATAAAATATTCAAAAGTGATCAGGGAATTAAGTTCGAATTTGAATATGCTGTTTATGGAGGAGGCACCAGTGGTGGAGATGGAATCTCTATATTTCTAATTGATGGATCTATTCCTAAACAACAGCTTAATCTTGGGTCTATTGGAGGAGGCCTAGGTTATACTTTCGTTCTTAGAAATCGAAGATTTGGAGGAAATGTAGAAGGATTAAGAGGGGCTTATTTGGGAATCGGTCTGGATGAGTTTGGAAACTTTAAAGCCAGATTTCGCCAGGGAGACAGAACAAGAAACGGACTTGCAAATAATACACCAATAGCCGAGTGGAGAAGCAATGTAACATTAAGAGGTAAACGTGGAAACCGATCCCTGTCGTCTTCTGAGCCTGCAGGCTACAATGGATATCCATTGCTGTACAGTACAGCAACTAACGCAGCTCCTTCAAGTAATAACCGTTCAGCATACTTAGATGTTCAAACTGGGAAGCACGTTGCCATTCAAAATTCGAGTTTCAGCCGATTCAAAATTGAGAGCGGCGGTAGTACCATTCCTCAAAATGATTCGGATACAAGATTTCGTAAAGCATATGTTACATTAGTTCCCAATCCTTCAGGAGGGTATAATGTAACATTAGAAATCCAACATGGTAAAGTTAAAGAAAAGATTATTGACAATTACTACTACCCTACTTCTTTAAAATATACAGAGAATGCAATACAAAATAATCAGGTAAGAACTCTGGATACGACTCCTCCTGCAACCTTCAGAATTGGTTTTGCTGCATCAACGGGAGCAGCAAGAAATGTACATTTATTAAAGAACTTAGGAGTTACCAAGCCTTATGCTGCAGAAGTAACAGATGATCTATTTGAAGGTTGTCCAAACATAAAATCCACTTATTCCCCATTATTAAATGACGCTGCCTATACTTCGAAAAATGGACAAAATCCACCAACGGCATCGTATGATAATATTGATTTTAACTCGTTCCGTTTTTTAGATATCAACGGGAGTGTGATCCCGAATATAGTAGGAGGAGTGTATACAAACAATGAAGGAACTTGGACCTATACACCTTCTAATGGAGGACTCTCCTTCAAACCTGCTAATGGATTTACCGGAGTAGCTCAAATAAGATATGACATTAAAGGTGGTGGAAGAGATGGATCTGAAGCTCCTTATAACCAGGAAGATTACAGATCAATGCCGGCATTGGTACAAGTCAATGTTTCAACCGCAAACCGTTGTGGTAAAGCCTGTGTCATTTCTAACAGAAATGTAACGCATCAGATTAAATCAAATTAA
- a CDS encoding DUF4180 domain-containing protein, which yields MKIKTHHINNLSIAEVTADSIVIGSAQDGLDLLGDLYYNNFDKIIVYEKNITPDFFDLKTKIAGDVLQKFSNYRIPLAIVGDFTQYQSKSMKDFIFESNKTGSVNFVKTLEEALEKFSE from the coding sequence ATGAAGATCAAAACTCATCATATCAACAACCTCAGTATTGCAGAAGTTACTGCGGATTCAATTGTTATAGGGTCTGCACAGGACGGACTGGATTTATTAGGAGACCTGTATTACAACAATTTTGACAAAATCATTGTATATGAAAAGAATATAACTCCCGATTTCTTTGATTTAAAAACAAAAATTGCCGGTGATGTTCTACAGAAATTCTCCAATTACCGTATACCTTTGGCCATTGTTGGAGATTTCACGCAATACCAGAGCAAAAGTATGAAGGATTTTATTTTTGAAAGCAATAAAACAGGGTCCGTTAATTTTGTAAAAACACTGGAAGAGGCTTTGGAGAAGTTTTCAGAATAG
- a CDS encoding serine hydrolase domain-containing protein — MQLSLSKIIISTEVLLFLLLFSCGKSSKDVVTGFHKRGEFNGVLLMAKDGKVIENIALGSGNFGTKKTLTTDTPFYIASLSKPFTATAIILLQQKGLLSYDDKASKYINELPVYAKDVTIKELLTHTSGIPDYEPILSNTQGLTNPMVLEWLKQQKGLKFPSGSQFAYSNSGYIILSLVIEKISGQSYSSFLKQHIFVPTGMKNTQVYDQSMSPIKDKALGYTQKKQPYDYSLLTTGDGGIYSTTEDLYRFDQALRNFSLINKDNTLLMYTPFTLSNGTTSNYGFGWYIEESSTGKKIWHTGGMNGFRALFWRDIQHNKTIIALTNQGDAFPIDHFLSDLKHTF; from the coding sequence ATGCAACTTTCTTTATCTAAAATCATAATCAGCACTGAAGTTCTTCTGTTTTTGCTTCTGTTTTCCTGTGGAAAAAGCTCAAAAGATGTGGTTACAGGATTTCATAAAAGAGGAGAATTTAATGGTGTTTTGTTAATGGCGAAAGATGGCAAGGTGATAGAAAATATAGCCTTGGGCTCTGGTAATTTCGGTACTAAAAAAACACTTACCACGGACACTCCTTTTTACATTGCTTCTTTAAGTAAGCCCTTCACTGCTACTGCTATTATCCTTTTGCAGCAAAAAGGTTTGCTATCCTATGATGATAAAGCTTCAAAATATATCAATGAATTACCTGTTTATGCAAAAGATGTTACGATAAAGGAGTTATTAACCCATACTTCAGGTATTCCGGATTACGAACCTATTCTTTCCAACACACAAGGACTAACTAATCCAATGGTCCTCGAATGGCTGAAGCAGCAAAAAGGATTGAAATTTCCTTCCGGAAGTCAATTTGCATACAGCAATAGCGGTTATATTATTTTATCCCTTGTTATCGAAAAAATTTCAGGTCAGTCCTACAGCAGTTTTCTCAAGCAGCATATTTTTGTTCCTACCGGTATGAAAAATACTCAGGTTTACGATCAATCAATGTCACCAATTAAAGATAAAGCTTTAGGGTATACCCAAAAGAAACAACCCTATGATTACTCTCTATTAACAACAGGAGATGGAGGAATCTATTCGACTACGGAAGATTTATATCGATTCGATCAGGCACTCCGGAATTTTTCACTCATCAACAAAGATAATACGCTTCTAATGTACACGCCATTTACATTGTCTAATGGTACAACCTCCAATTACGGTTTCGGATGGTATATAGAAGAGTCCAGTACCGGAAAAAAAATATGGCATACAGGCGGGATGAATGGATTTAGGGCTTTATTCTGGAGAGATATTCAACATAATAAAACCATTATTGCTCTTACGAATCAGGGAGATGCTTTTCCTATAGATCATTTTTTAAGTGATCTGAAACATACGTTTTAA
- a CDS encoding 5-carboxymethyl-2-hydroxymuconate Delta-isomerase codes for MPHFIIDCSHNILTQKHPNEIMGVVYDAAEASGLFAEGDIKVRITPFQYYKLGEGKRDFIHISGNIMEGRTTEQKATLSRQIIERFNLMFPEISVLSMNISEFESATYCNKSLINPENINQDRHFNDL; via the coding sequence ATGCCACATTTTATTATAGACTGTTCTCATAATATATTAACTCAAAAGCACCCTAATGAAATAATGGGGGTTGTATATGATGCAGCGGAGGCTTCAGGTTTGTTTGCTGAAGGAGATATCAAAGTAAGAATCACACCTTTCCAATATTATAAATTGGGGGAAGGAAAGAGAGATTTCATTCATATTTCCGGAAACATTATGGAAGGAAGAACTACGGAACAGAAAGCAACATTGTCGAGACAAATTATTGAACGTTTTAACCTGATGTTCCCTGAAATATCTGTATTATCAATGAATATCAGTGAATTTGAATCTGCTACTTATTGTAATAAGTCATTAATCAATCCTGAGAATATCAATCAGGACAGACATTTTAATGATCTATAA
- the prmC gene encoding peptide chain release factor N(5)-glutamine methyltransferase: MTVSEIKSHFRSELTDWYTESESLFLASVFIKKLTGSDSYQQRQLSNQELSANDEKHLLEIIKELKTNKPYQHILGETEFYGMKFFVNENVLIPRPETEELLELAIPKIKDLKKNSGHIKILDIGTGSGVIPLVLKKYFPEAEIHSIDYSEKALETARKNSVYHQLEINLIHSNYLNFELAGNYDVIISNPPYIGIEEEVEIADSVKEFEPKMALFSPTSDALIFYRKIAEDAKNHLSTGGLLFLEINQKLGHDTLELYSFLSEAQLVKDLSENDRFIIGVH, translated from the coding sequence ATGACAGTTTCAGAAATTAAATCTCATTTCAGATCAGAGCTTACGGATTGGTATACGGAATCCGAAAGCTTATTTCTGGCCTCAGTGTTTATCAAAAAATTGACCGGTTCTGATTCTTATCAGCAGCGCCAGCTTTCAAATCAGGAATTATCAGCCAATGATGAAAAACATTTGTTAGAAATCATTAAGGAATTAAAAACAAATAAACCCTACCAGCATATTCTGGGAGAAACCGAATTCTATGGAATGAAGTTCTTCGTGAATGAAAACGTATTGATTCCCCGCCCAGAAACGGAAGAACTTCTCGAACTGGCTATTCCTAAAATTAAAGACTTAAAAAAGAATTCAGGACATATAAAAATTCTGGATATCGGAACAGGGAGCGGCGTAATCCCGCTTGTATTAAAAAAATATTTTCCTGAGGCTGAAATCCACTCTATTGATTATTCTGAAAAAGCTTTGGAAACGGCTCGAAAAAATTCAGTGTATCATCAGCTTGAAATCAATCTTATTCACAGCAATTACCTGAATTTTGAACTTGCCGGAAATTATGATGTTATTATATCCAACCCTCCTTATATAGGAATCGAAGAGGAAGTTGAAATTGCCGACTCAGTAAAAGAGTTTGAACCTAAAATGGCACTCTTCTCTCCTACTTCCGATGCTTTAATTTTTTACAGGAAAATTGCTGAAGATGCTAAAAATCATTTGAGTACCGGAGGTCTTCTGTTTTTGGAAATTAATCAAAAACTAGGTCATGACACGTTAGAGCTCTATTCTTTTCTTTCTGAAGCACAATTGGTTAAGGATTTATCCGAAAATGACAGATTTATTATAGGAGTGCACTAA
- the yaaA gene encoding peroxide stress protein YaaA, with protein sequence MKIITSPAKLMNVENSTDLLRSSTPKFIEDAAFIQSFLKHKSPKYLSELMEISPKLADENWERNQNWKSNPKSKESAPAMFAFTGEVYRGLDAKTLDKKAIDYLQKNYRMLSGLYGLLKPSDKVMLYRLEMGRHFEFDQYKNLYEFWREKVTDQLNSEMKKNEILLHLASNEYGKVIDRKKLNHKVIDFDFYELKDGKLKTIVVYTKHARGLVVRFCAETNAHTLNDVKAFNYEGYRIDEEKSTDTKLVFTR encoded by the coding sequence ATGAAAATTATTACTTCCCCTGCCAAATTAATGAATGTAGAAAACTCAACTGATTTGTTGAGATCTTCCACTCCGAAATTCATTGAAGATGCAGCATTTATACAATCTTTTTTAAAACACAAGTCCCCAAAATATCTTTCCGAACTAATGGAAATTTCGCCTAAACTGGCGGATGAAAACTGGGAAAGAAATCAAAACTGGAAATCCAATCCAAAGTCTAAAGAATCCGCGCCAGCCATGTTTGCTTTTACCGGTGAGGTATACAGAGGATTGGATGCTAAAACACTGGATAAAAAAGCCATCGATTATTTACAGAAAAATTACAGAATGCTTTCCGGATTATATGGTTTGTTGAAACCTTCGGATAAAGTCATGCTTTACAGACTGGAAATGGGCCGCCATTTTGAGTTTGATCAGTATAAAAATCTGTATGAGTTTTGGCGTGAAAAAGTGACCGACCAGCTTAATTCTGAAATGAAAAAGAATGAAATCCTTCTTCATTTAGCCAGCAACGAATATGGAAAAGTGATCGATCGGAAAAAACTCAACCATAAAGTCATTGATTTCGACTTTTATGAACTCAAAGACGGTAAGCTAAAAACCATTGTTGTGTACACCAAGCATGCCAGAGGACTTGTAGTAAGATTTTGTGCTGAGACCAATGCACATACCCTTAACGACGTGAAGGCTTTCAACTATGAAGGCTATAGGATTGATGAAGAAAAATCAACAGATACAAAACTGGTTTTTACGAGATAA
- a CDS encoding L-threonylcarbamoyladenylate synthase has translation MAKILKIYPDNPQENLITEVIKTLNNGGLIIYPSDTVYALGCNIFDIKAMEKLAQIKKMKLEKAQFSIICNDLSHLSDFTRPIDTSVFRFLKSHLPGPFTFILDANKSLPLAYKGHKTIGIRVPDHSIPQLIVEKLGHPIASTSIKDDDEVIEYSTDPELIAEKYDHLVDIVIDSGYGDNVASTIVDLTSGEPEIIRQGKGVI, from the coding sequence ATGGCAAAAATATTAAAAATTTATCCTGATAATCCTCAGGAAAATCTTATTACTGAGGTCATTAAAACCTTAAATAATGGAGGGCTGATTATCTATCCTTCTGATACTGTTTACGCTTTAGGGTGTAATATTTTTGATATCAAGGCCATGGAAAAACTGGCCCAAATCAAAAAGATGAAATTAGAAAAGGCTCAATTTTCAATTATTTGTAATGATTTAAGCCATCTTTCTGATTTTACAAGACCTATTGACACTTCTGTTTTCAGGTTTTTAAAAAGTCATCTTCCAGGTCCGTTTACATTTATCCTGGATGCTAATAAAAGTCTGCCATTAGCCTACAAAGGACATAAGACTATTGGTATTCGTGTACCCGATCATTCAATTCCACAACTTATTGTTGAAAAATTGGGACATCCTATTGCTTCCACTTCTATTAAAGATGATGATGAAGTTATAGAATACTCAACCGACCCGGAACTGATTGCTGAAAAATATGACCATCTGGTAGATATCGTTATCGATTCCGGTTATGGAGATAATGTCGCTTCAACCATTGTTGACCTGACTTCAGGAGAACCTGAAATTATCAGACAAGGAAAAGGAGTGATCTAG
- a CDS encoding ATP-grasp domain-containing protein has product MKIALVGYKKQEKFAQGVANDEDTDLLQFLTEKGLNIVPAIWNDKNVDWSSFNVAIIKSPWDYHNHLNEFLNWLHELERLKVKVLNPIEIIQWNSDKKYLKDIAQNGLSVIAAEYLHKGSAFDSKFFDIFGTDQLVVKPCISAGAQNTIIVNKSNLKERTEEIGQLLKTEDYIVQPFIKEIKNGEWSFIFFNSKYSHCALKTPKKDDFRVQHYHGGSISYPTPNPLHVEQAGTYLKSLPQSTLYARVDGVIVNNSFELMELELIEPYLFFNSDQKLLENYYQALIALIS; this is encoded by the coding sequence ATGAAAATCGCGTTAGTTGGTTACAAAAAACAGGAAAAGTTTGCTCAGGGTGTTGCTAATGATGAAGATACAGATCTTTTACAATTTTTGACAGAAAAAGGGTTAAATATTGTACCTGCAATCTGGAATGATAAGAATGTAGATTGGAGCAGTTTTAATGTAGCAATTATTAAATCTCCCTGGGATTATCACAATCACTTAAATGAGTTTTTGAATTGGCTCCATGAATTAGAAAGATTAAAAGTCAAAGTACTAAATCCTATAGAAATTATCCAATGGAATAGCGATAAAAAATATCTGAAAGATATTGCCCAAAATGGATTGTCTGTAATTGCCGCCGAGTACCTTCATAAAGGTTCTGCCTTTGACAGTAAGTTTTTTGATATTTTTGGTACTGATCAATTGGTTGTAAAACCTTGTATAAGTGCTGGAGCTCAAAATACCATAATCGTTAATAAAAGTAATCTAAAAGAGCGTACAGAAGAAATTGGACAGCTCTTAAAAACAGAAGATTATATTGTACAACCTTTTATCAAAGAAATTAAAAATGGAGAATGGTCATTTATATTCTTCAATAGCAAATACAGTCATTGTGCACTCAAGACACCCAAAAAAGATGATTTCAGAGTTCAACACTATCATGGGGGCAGCATCAGCTATCCAACCCCCAACCCTCTACACGTAGAACAAGCAGGAACATACTTAAAGAGTTTACCGCAATCTACACTTTACGCAAGAGTAGATGGTGTAATAGTAAACAATTCATTTGAATTAATGGAATTGGAACTGATAGAACCCTATTTATTCTTTAATAGTGACCAAAAATTATTGGAAAACTATTATCAGGCATTAATAGCTTTGATTTCATAA